One stretch of Planococcus sp. PAMC 21323 DNA includes these proteins:
- the proB gene encoding glutamate 5-kinase has product MEKKRIVVKIGSSSLTDEQGKLSIEKLREHVDALARLKEEGHEVVLISSGAVAAGCMGMGYLSRPNTTVDKQSAAAVGQSLLLQAYADECKKHSIVAAQLLLTKDLYKNANDTISKLLERNVMPIINENDSVAVKELTFGDNDMLSALVSGLIHADFLIILTDINGIYLENPRTNPQAQKYLYLQDIPDELIAATSSEGSDVGTGGMKSKVEAARTALAFGVQVFIGSGTGSEKLVDIFKGIGDGTYIGVKTEMNV; this is encoded by the coding sequence GTGGAGAAGAAAAGAATTGTTGTGAAGATCGGAAGTAGTTCGTTAACAGATGAACAGGGAAAGCTATCAATTGAGAAGTTGCGAGAGCACGTGGATGCACTAGCTCGTTTAAAAGAAGAAGGACACGAAGTGGTATTGATCTCGTCTGGAGCTGTTGCTGCAGGATGTATGGGCATGGGGTATTTATCTCGACCTAATACGACAGTCGATAAACAATCGGCTGCAGCAGTGGGGCAAAGCTTGTTACTGCAGGCGTACGCCGATGAGTGTAAAAAGCATAGTATTGTCGCAGCACAATTGTTGCTGACGAAAGATCTTTACAAAAATGCCAATGATACCATTTCCAAGCTCTTGGAACGGAATGTTATGCCAATCATTAATGAAAATGATTCAGTTGCAGTAAAAGAACTCACTTTTGGTGATAACGACATGTTGTCTGCGCTAGTTAGTGGGCTGATTCATGCCGATTTCCTCATAATTTTAACCGATATTAATGGCATTTATCTCGAAAACCCAAGAACCAACCCTCAAGCTCAGAAATACCTCTATTTACAAGACATCCCTGATGAACTAATAGCTGCAACTTCTTCTGAAGGCTCTGACGTAGGAACTGGCGGTATGAAATCTAAAGTAGAAGCCGCTCGTACGGCGCTTGCTTTTGGCGTCCAAGTATTTATCGGTTCTGGAACTGGCAGCGAAAAACTAGTCGATATTTTTAAAGGCATTGGCGATGGAACCTATATCGGTGTGAAAACAGAAATGAACGTTTAA
- a CDS encoding glutamate-5-semialdehyde dehydrogenase: MTKLFQEQETDQSELLQKAKKAKQASAILAKSTTKQKNNALRSISAQLLEEQTYILMENNKDVEVGRQNNMSESLVDRLKLDEDRIKDMADALIQLTKLADPVGEVLEKWERPNGLTMSKIRVPLGVVGMIYEARPNVTVDASSLCLKTGNAVVLRGSSTAIYSNKAIVAVIHRALEKSELPVESVQLLEDTSREAASHMFKLNQYLDVLIPRGGAKLIQTVVQNSTVPVLETGAGNCHIYIDETANVQMAIDIALNAKTQRPSVCNACESILVHQAWADKHLPLLMSALQDQQVTIHGNEPVQKLSPNVIAAEEEDWGTEYLGLEVAIKTVDSVSKAIEHINTYGTKHSEAIISKNPENVDQFFMEIDAAAVYHNASTRFTDGFEFGFGAEIGISTQKLHARGPMGLPALTSTKYIIRGNGQIK, from the coding sequence ATGACGAAACTTTTTCAAGAGCAAGAAACGGACCAAAGCGAACTTCTACAAAAAGCGAAAAAGGCAAAACAAGCTTCAGCGATACTAGCAAAGTCGACGACAAAGCAAAAAAATAACGCTTTGCGTTCCATTTCAGCACAATTGCTAGAAGAACAAACTTATATTTTAATGGAAAACAACAAAGATGTGGAAGTTGGCCGTCAAAATAATATGAGTGAGTCGTTAGTAGATCGTCTTAAGCTAGATGAAGATCGAATCAAAGACATGGCGGATGCTTTGATCCAACTAACAAAACTAGCAGATCCCGTGGGTGAAGTACTTGAGAAATGGGAGCGTCCAAACGGTTTAACCATGTCCAAAATTCGCGTACCTTTAGGTGTTGTTGGCATGATTTATGAAGCACGCCCGAATGTTACAGTAGATGCTTCGAGCTTATGTTTGAAAACAGGGAATGCGGTCGTATTGCGTGGCAGTTCTACAGCCATCTATTCGAATAAAGCAATTGTTGCTGTTATTCACCGAGCATTAGAAAAAAGTGAGTTGCCAGTGGAGTCTGTGCAGTTATTAGAAGACACGAGCAGAGAAGCAGCATCGCATATGTTCAAGTTAAATCAATACTTGGATGTGTTAATTCCTCGTGGAGGCGCGAAGTTGATCCAGACGGTTGTTCAAAATTCGACAGTTCCAGTTTTAGAAACTGGCGCAGGAAACTGTCATATTTATATCGATGAAACAGCAAATGTTCAAATGGCAATTGATATCGCGTTAAATGCCAAAACACAACGTCCATCTGTCTGCAATGCTTGTGAAAGTATTTTGGTTCACCAAGCTTGGGCCGATAAGCATTTGCCACTATTGATGAGTGCTTTACAAGACCAGCAAGTAACAATCCACGGGAACGAACCCGTGCAAAAACTCTCACCTAATGTGATAGCTGCAGAAGAAGAGGATTGGGGAACAGAATACCTCGGACTTGAAGTGGCGATCAAAACTGTGGATAGTGTCAGTAAAGCAATTGAACACATCAATACATACGGAACCAAACATTCAGAGGCAATCATTTCGAAAAATCCAGAAAACGTCGATCAATTTTTCATGGAAATTGATGCCGCAGCAGTGTATCACAATGCTTCGACTCGTTTTACAGATGGTTTCGAATTTGGATTTGGCGCAGAAATCGGCATTAGCACACAAAAGCTTCATGCAAGAGGACCCATGGGGTTGCCAGCCTTAACCTCAACAAAATACATTATACGCGGAAATGGGCAAATAAAATAA
- a CDS encoding carbon starvation CstA family protein: MITFFAALVLLILGYVFYSKFIERVFGIDDQTPTPAYSKTDKLDFVPMSWWKGNLIQLLNIAGLGPIYGAVAGALYGPVAFVWIVVGSIFAGGVHDYFSGVLSMRHGGAQFPTLVGKYLGKNAKVFINGLSLVLMLLVTAAFTAGPAQLIAQITPINFITALAIIFFYFILATILPINKVIGRIYPLLGGILLFMAIAVAVALVFSGKPMPNLTFENLHPGTLPIWPLLMVTISCGAISGFHCTQSPIIARTMKKESDGRKIFYGAMIIEGVIALIWAAAGMTFFNGTEGLGAALAAGGPSGVVNEISITLLGSIGGLLAIFGVIILPITTGDTALRSSRMILTDILSKFVNMQGKVKVLLVTIPLGIPTFYMATIDYTFLWRYVGWTNQLVATFMLWTAAVYLLKNFKFHWVAGVPAIFMTAVVSMYIFYAPEGLNMDYQVSAIIGGCITLVVVGWYAAQIMKYRSIKQLEADYHTL; this comes from the coding sequence ATGATAACCTTTTTTGCTGCACTGGTACTACTTATTTTAGGCTATGTATTTTATTCGAAATTCATCGAACGTGTTTTTGGAATTGATGATCAGACACCCACACCCGCGTATTCCAAAACCGATAAATTAGATTTTGTGCCAATGAGCTGGTGGAAAGGTAATTTGATTCAATTATTGAATATTGCAGGTCTTGGTCCAATATACGGGGCAGTTGCAGGTGCGTTGTACGGTCCGGTAGCTTTTGTTTGGATTGTTGTGGGTAGTATTTTCGCTGGAGGGGTACACGATTATTTTTCAGGTGTGCTTTCGATGCGTCACGGCGGGGCACAATTTCCAACCTTGGTTGGGAAGTACCTAGGGAAAAATGCGAAAGTATTCATCAATGGCCTTTCTCTTGTGTTGATGTTATTGGTGACTGCAGCTTTTACGGCTGGTCCGGCACAGTTGATCGCGCAAATTACACCGATTAACTTTATCACGGCATTAGCAATTATTTTCTTCTATTTTATCTTGGCAACGATTTTACCCATTAATAAAGTTATTGGGCGTATTTATCCGCTACTAGGCGGGATTTTACTATTTATGGCGATTGCAGTAGCTGTGGCACTCGTATTCTCTGGCAAACCAATGCCAAACCTTACTTTCGAAAATTTACATCCAGGCACTTTGCCGATTTGGCCGTTATTAATGGTCACTATTTCATGTGGTGCAATTTCTGGCTTTCATTGTACGCAGAGCCCGATTATTGCACGAACGATGAAAAAAGAGTCAGATGGTCGTAAGATTTTTTACGGAGCTATGATTATTGAAGGTGTTATTGCTTTAATCTGGGCAGCAGCCGGAATGACATTTTTCAACGGCACTGAGGGACTTGGAGCGGCGCTGGCTGCAGGTGGTCCGTCTGGTGTGGTCAACGAAATTTCAATCACGTTACTTGGATCGATCGGTGGCTTGCTAGCGATTTTTGGTGTTATTATTTTGCCTATCACTACAGGTGACACGGCACTTCGTTCTTCACGAATGATTTTAACGGATATTCTTTCGAAATTTGTCAACATGCAAGGCAAAGTGAAAGTTTTGCTAGTCACGATACCACTAGGAATTCCAACGTTCTATATGGCAACAATCGATTATACATTCCTTTGGCGTTATGTTGGGTGGACCAATCAGTTGGTAGCAACGTTTATGCTTTGGACGGCAGCAGTTTACTTATTGAAAAACTTTAAATTTCACTGGGTGGCAGGTGTACCTGCAATCTTTATGACAGCAGTCGTTTCCATGTACATTTTCTATGCACCAGAAGGCTTGAATATGGATTACCAAGTATCTGCGATTATTGGCGGTTGCATCACATTGGTAGTTGTTGGGTGGTACGCAGCTCAAATTATGAAGTACAGAAGCATAAAACAATTAGAAGCAGACTACCACACTTTATAA